One window of the Epinephelus moara isolate mb chromosome 24, YSFRI_EMoa_1.0, whole genome shotgun sequence genome contains the following:
- the znf740a gene encoding gastrula zinc finger protein XlCGF57.1 isoform X8 — protein sequence MSHLPSSSVRDHMKWAGLLGCEAVLSSMALMQASSMAAPPKKMMAPLGHGPPQREGPDRAPQSHMILPSGMSCPPLLIRKEGDFQAPRLLDEKDMRANEDMQQKKKNRKSVTPCKVREQEGRGGKGTGGDENGPSSKVQKNFICDHCYGAFRSGYHLKRHILIHTGEKPYACAVCDMRFIQRYHLERHSLIHTGVKPYACSMCDMRFFQRYHLERHRLTHTGVKPYACSMCDMRFFQRYHLARHSLTHTGVKPYACSMCDMRFFQRYHLARHTLTHTGVKPYACSMCDMRFFQRYHLARHSLTHTGVKPYACTMCDMRFIQRYQLERHSLTHTGVKPYACTMCDKRFFQRYHLARHSLTHMGVKPYACTMCDMKFFQRYHLARHSLTHTGVKPYACTMCDKRFFQRYHLARHSLTHMGVKPFACTMCDMRFVQRYHLARHSLTHTGVKPYACTMCDKRFFQRYHLARHSLTHMGVKPFACTMCDMRFVQRYHLARHSLTHTGVKPYACSMCDMRFIQRNHLERHSLTHTGEKPFACDMCDMRFIQRYHLERHKRVHSGEKPYQCERCQQNFSRTDRLLRHRRLCQGRGVAKVENQPCCEPRPYPQEPPPAPPTWSPLHPPPGRLAV from the exons ATGTCACATCTGCCCAGCAGCTCAGTCCGCGACCATATGAAATGG GCGGGGCTGCTTGGCTGCGAGGCTGTCCTCTCCAGCATGGCCCTGATGCAGGCCAGCTCCATGGCTGCTCCGCCCAAAAAAATGATGGCTCCACTTGGCCATGGACCACCGCAGAGAGAGGGACCTGACCGTGCTCCCCAGAGCCATATGATCCTCCCGTCTGGAATGAGCTGTCCACCCCTG CTTATCCGGAAGGAAGGTGATTTCCAAGCTCCCCGCCTGCTGGATGAGAAGGACATGAGGGCCAACGAGGAcatgcagcagaaaaaaaagaacaggaaatCAGTAACGCCCTGCAAAGTGAGAGAACAAGAAGGAAGGGGAGGGAAG GGCACAGGTGGAGATGAGAATGGTCCCTCATCCAAAGTGCAGAAAAACTTTATTTGTGATCACTGTTATGGAGCATTTAGGAGCGGATACCACCTGAAGAGACATATCCTCATTCATACAG GGGAGAAGCCGTATGCTTGTGCCGTATGTGACATGAGGTTTATTCAGCGTTACCACCTGGAGAGACACAGCCTCATTCACACGG gGGTGAAGCCGTACGCTTGTTCCATGTGTGACATGCGGTTTTTCCAGCGTTACCACCTGGAGAGACACAGACTCACTCATACGG GGGTGAAGCCATACGCTTGCTCCATGTGTGACATGAGATTTTTCCAGAGATACCACTTGGCGAGACACAGCCTCACTCACACGG gggTGAAGCCATATGCTTGCTCCATGTGTGACATGAGATTTTTCCAGAGATACCACCTGGCAAGACACACTCTCACCCATACGG GGGTGAAGCCATACGCTTGCTCCATGTGTGACATGAGGTTCTTCCAGCGTTACCATTTGGCAAGACACAGCCTCACTCATACTG GGGTGAAGCCATATGCTTGTACCATGTGTGACATGCGGTTTATACAACGTTACCAACTGGAGAGACACAGTCTCACTCATACGG GGGTGAAGCCGTACGCTTGCACCATGTGTGACAAGAGGTTTTTTCAGCGCTACCACCTGGCGAGACACAGCCTCACTCATATGG GTGTGAAACCTTATGCTTGCACCATGTGTGACATGAAGTTTTTTCAGCGTTACCACCTGGCGAGACACAGCCTCACTCATACGG GTGTGAAACCTTATGCTTGCACCATGTGTGACAAGAGGTTTTTTCAGCGCTACCACCTGGCGAGACACAGCCTCACTCATATGG GTGTGAAACCTTTTGCTTGTACCATGTGTGACATGAGGTTTGTTCAGCGTTACCACCTGGCGAGACACAGCCTCACTCATACGG GTGTGAAACCTTATGCTTGCACCATGTGTGACAAGAGGTTTTTTCAGCGCTACCACCTGGCAAGACACAGCCTCACTCATATGG GTGTGAAACCTTTTGCTTGTACCATGTGTGACATGAGGTTTGTTCAGCGTTACCACCTGGCGAGACACAGCCTCACTCATACGG gGGTGAAGCCGTATGCTTGTTCCATGTGTGACATGAGGTTTATTCAGCGTAACCACCTGGAGAGACACAGCCTCACTCATACGG GAGAGAAGCCATTTGCTTGTGACATGTGTGATATGAGGTTTATCCAGCGCTACCACCTTGAGAGACACAAGCGTGTCCATAGTGGGGAGAAGCCTTACCAGTGTGAACGGTGCCAGCAG
- the znf740a gene encoding gastrula zinc finger protein XlCGF57.1 isoform X19 produces MSHLPSSSVRDHMKWAGLLGCEAVLSSMALMQASSMAAPPKKMMAPLGHGPPQREGPDRAPQSHMILPSGMSCPPLLIRKEGDFQAPRLLDEKDMRANEDMQQKKKNRKSVTPCKVREQEGRGGKGTGGDENGPSSKVQKNFICDHCYGAFRSGYHLKRHILIHTGVKPYACSMCDMRFFQRYHLERHRLTHTGVKPYACSMCDMRFFQRYHLARHSLTHTGVKPYACSMCDMRFFQRYHLARHTLTHTGVKPYACSMCDMRFFQRYHLARHSLTHTGVKPYACTMCDMRFIQRYQLERHSLTHTGVKPYACTMCDKRFFQRYHLARHSLTHMGVKPYACTMCDMKFFQRYHLARHSLTHTGVKPYACTMCDKRFFQRYHLARHSLTHMGVKPFACTMCDMRFVQRYHLARHSLTHTGVKPYACTMCDKRFFQRYHLARHSLTHMGVKPFACTMCDMRFVQRYHLARHSLTHTGVKPYACSMCDMRFIQRNHLERHSLTHTGEKPFACDMCDMRFIQRYHLERHKRVHSGEKPYQCERCQQNFSRTDRLLRHRRLCQGRGVAKVENQPCCEPRPYPQEPPPAPPTWSPLHPPPGRLAV; encoded by the exons ATGTCACATCTGCCCAGCAGCTCAGTCCGCGACCATATGAAATGG GCGGGGCTGCTTGGCTGCGAGGCTGTCCTCTCCAGCATGGCCCTGATGCAGGCCAGCTCCATGGCTGCTCCGCCCAAAAAAATGATGGCTCCACTTGGCCATGGACCACCGCAGAGAGAGGGACCTGACCGTGCTCCCCAGAGCCATATGATCCTCCCGTCTGGAATGAGCTGTCCACCCCTG CTTATCCGGAAGGAAGGTGATTTCCAAGCTCCCCGCCTGCTGGATGAGAAGGACATGAGGGCCAACGAGGAcatgcagcagaaaaaaaagaacaggaaatCAGTAACGCCCTGCAAAGTGAGAGAACAAGAAGGAAGGGGAGGGAAG GGCACAGGTGGAGATGAGAATGGTCCCTCATCCAAAGTGCAGAAAAACTTTATTTGTGATCACTGTTATGGAGCATTTAGGAGCGGATACCACCTGAAGAGACATATCCTCATTCATACAG gGGTGAAGCCGTACGCTTGTTCCATGTGTGACATGCGGTTTTTCCAGCGTTACCACCTGGAGAGACACAGACTCACTCATACGG GGGTGAAGCCATACGCTTGCTCCATGTGTGACATGAGATTTTTCCAGAGATACCACTTGGCGAGACACAGCCTCACTCACACGG gggTGAAGCCATATGCTTGCTCCATGTGTGACATGAGATTTTTCCAGAGATACCACCTGGCAAGACACACTCTCACCCATACGG GGGTGAAGCCATACGCTTGCTCCATGTGTGACATGAGGTTCTTCCAGCGTTACCATTTGGCAAGACACAGCCTCACTCATACTG GGGTGAAGCCATATGCTTGTACCATGTGTGACATGCGGTTTATACAACGTTACCAACTGGAGAGACACAGTCTCACTCATACGG GGGTGAAGCCGTACGCTTGCACCATGTGTGACAAGAGGTTTTTTCAGCGCTACCACCTGGCGAGACACAGCCTCACTCATATGG GTGTGAAACCTTATGCTTGCACCATGTGTGACATGAAGTTTTTTCAGCGTTACCACCTGGCGAGACACAGCCTCACTCATACGG GTGTGAAACCTTATGCTTGCACCATGTGTGACAAGAGGTTTTTTCAGCGCTACCACCTGGCGAGACACAGCCTCACTCATATGG GTGTGAAACCTTTTGCTTGTACCATGTGTGACATGAGGTTTGTTCAGCGTTACCACCTGGCGAGACACAGCCTCACTCATACGG GTGTGAAACCTTATGCTTGCACCATGTGTGACAAGAGGTTTTTTCAGCGCTACCACCTGGCAAGACACAGCCTCACTCATATGG GTGTGAAACCTTTTGCTTGTACCATGTGTGACATGAGGTTTGTTCAGCGTTACCACCTGGCGAGACACAGCCTCACTCATACGG gGGTGAAGCCGTATGCTTGTTCCATGTGTGACATGAGGTTTATTCAGCGTAACCACCTGGAGAGACACAGCCTCACTCATACGG GAGAGAAGCCATTTGCTTGTGACATGTGTGATATGAGGTTTATCCAGCGCTACCACCTTGAGAGACACAAGCGTGTCCATAGTGGGGAGAAGCCTTACCAGTGTGAACGGTGCCAGCAG
- the znf740a gene encoding gastrula zinc finger protein XlCGF57.1 isoform X22, with amino-acid sequence MSHLPSSSVRDHMKWAGLLGCEAVLSSMALMQASSMAAPPKKMMAPLGHGPPQREGPDRAPQSHMILPSGMSCPPLLIRKEGDFQAPRLLDEKDMRANEDMQQKKKNRKSVTPCKVREQEGRGGKGTGGDENGPSSKVQKNFICDHCYGAFRSGYHLKRHILIHTGEKPYACAVCDMRFIQRYHLERHSLIHTGVKPYACSMCDMRFFQRYHLERHRLTHTGVKPYACSMCDMRFFQRYHLARHSLTHTGVKPYACSMCDMRFFQRYHLARHSLTHTGVKPYACTMCDMRFIQRYQLERHSLTHTGVKPYACTMCDKRFFQRYHLARHSLTHMGVKPYACTMCDMKFFQRYHLARHSLTHTGVKPYACTMCDKRFFQRYHLARHSLTHMGVKPFACTMCDMRFVQRYHLARHSLTHTGVKPYACTMCDKRFFQRYHLARHSLTHMGVKPFACTMCDMRFVQRYHLARHSLTHTGVKPYACSMCDMRFIQRNHLERHSLTHTGEKPFACDMCDMRFIQRYHLERHKRVHSGEKPYQCERCQQNFSRTDRLLRHRRLCQGRGVAKVENQPCCEPRPYPQEPPPAPPTWSPLHPPPGRLAV; translated from the exons ATGTCACATCTGCCCAGCAGCTCAGTCCGCGACCATATGAAATGG GCGGGGCTGCTTGGCTGCGAGGCTGTCCTCTCCAGCATGGCCCTGATGCAGGCCAGCTCCATGGCTGCTCCGCCCAAAAAAATGATGGCTCCACTTGGCCATGGACCACCGCAGAGAGAGGGACCTGACCGTGCTCCCCAGAGCCATATGATCCTCCCGTCTGGAATGAGCTGTCCACCCCTG CTTATCCGGAAGGAAGGTGATTTCCAAGCTCCCCGCCTGCTGGATGAGAAGGACATGAGGGCCAACGAGGAcatgcagcagaaaaaaaagaacaggaaatCAGTAACGCCCTGCAAAGTGAGAGAACAAGAAGGAAGGGGAGGGAAG GGCACAGGTGGAGATGAGAATGGTCCCTCATCCAAAGTGCAGAAAAACTTTATTTGTGATCACTGTTATGGAGCATTTAGGAGCGGATACCACCTGAAGAGACATATCCTCATTCATACAG GGGAGAAGCCGTATGCTTGTGCCGTATGTGACATGAGGTTTATTCAGCGTTACCACCTGGAGAGACACAGCCTCATTCACACGG gGGTGAAGCCGTACGCTTGTTCCATGTGTGACATGCGGTTTTTCCAGCGTTACCACCTGGAGAGACACAGACTCACTCATACGG GGGTGAAGCCGTACGCTTGCTCCATGTGTGACATGAGGTTCTTCCAACGTTACCATCTGGCAAGACACAGCCTCACTCATACTG GGGTGAAGCCATACGCTTGCTCCATGTGTGACATGAGGTTCTTCCAGCGTTACCATTTGGCAAGACACAGCCTCACTCATACTG GGGTGAAGCCATATGCTTGTACCATGTGTGACATGCGGTTTATACAACGTTACCAACTGGAGAGACACAGTCTCACTCATACGG GGGTGAAGCCGTACGCTTGCACCATGTGTGACAAGAGGTTTTTTCAGCGCTACCACCTGGCGAGACACAGCCTCACTCATATGG GTGTGAAACCTTATGCTTGCACCATGTGTGACATGAAGTTTTTTCAGCGTTACCACCTGGCGAGACACAGCCTCACTCATACGG GTGTGAAACCTTATGCTTGCACCATGTGTGACAAGAGGTTTTTTCAGCGCTACCACCTGGCGAGACACAGCCTCACTCATATGG GTGTGAAACCTTTTGCTTGTACCATGTGTGACATGAGGTTTGTTCAGCGTTACCACCTGGCGAGACACAGCCTCACTCATACGG GTGTGAAACCTTATGCTTGCACCATGTGTGACAAGAGGTTTTTTCAGCGCTACCACCTGGCAAGACACAGCCTCACTCATATGG GTGTGAAACCTTTTGCTTGTACCATGTGTGACATGAGGTTTGTTCAGCGTTACCACCTGGCGAGACACAGCCTCACTCATACGG gGGTGAAGCCGTATGCTTGTTCCATGTGTGACATGAGGTTTATTCAGCGTAACCACCTGGAGAGACACAGCCTCACTCATACGG GAGAGAAGCCATTTGCTTGTGACATGTGTGATATGAGGTTTATCCAGCGCTACCACCTTGAGAGACACAAGCGTGTCCATAGTGGGGAGAAGCCTTACCAGTGTGAACGGTGCCAGCAG
- the znf740a gene encoding zinc finger protein ZFP2 isoform X5: MSHLPSSSVRDHMKWAGLLGCEAVLSSMALMQASSMAAPPKKMMAPLGHGPPQREGPDRAPQSHMILPSGMSCPPLLIRKEGDFQAPRLLDEKDMRANEDMQQKKKNRKSVTPCKVREQEGRGGKGTGGDENGPSSKVQKNFICDHCYGAFRSGYHLKRHILIHTGEKPYACAVCDMRFIQRYHLERHSLIHTGVKPYACSMCDMRFFQRYHLERHRLTHTGVKPYACSMCDMRFFQRYHLARHSLTHTGVKPYACSMCDMRFFQRYHLARHSLTHTGVKPYACSMCDMRFFQRYHLARHTLTHTGVKPYACSMCDMRFFQRYHLARHSLTHTGVKPYACTMCDMRFIQRYQLERHSLTHTGVKPYACTMCDKRFFQRYHLARHSLTHMGVKPYACTMCDMKFFQRYHLARHSLTHTGVKPYACTMCDKRFFQRYHLARHSLTHMGVKPYACTMCDKRFFQRYHLARHSLTHMGVKPFACTMCDMRFVQRYHLARHSLTHTGVKPYACSMCDMRFIQRNHLERHSLTHTGEKPFACDMCDMRFIQRYHLERHKRVHSGEKPYQCERCQQNFSRTDRLLRHRRLCQGRGVAKVENQPCCEPRPYPQEPPPAPPTWSPLHPPPGRLAV, from the exons ATGTCACATCTGCCCAGCAGCTCAGTCCGCGACCATATGAAATGG GCGGGGCTGCTTGGCTGCGAGGCTGTCCTCTCCAGCATGGCCCTGATGCAGGCCAGCTCCATGGCTGCTCCGCCCAAAAAAATGATGGCTCCACTTGGCCATGGACCACCGCAGAGAGAGGGACCTGACCGTGCTCCCCAGAGCCATATGATCCTCCCGTCTGGAATGAGCTGTCCACCCCTG CTTATCCGGAAGGAAGGTGATTTCCAAGCTCCCCGCCTGCTGGATGAGAAGGACATGAGGGCCAACGAGGAcatgcagcagaaaaaaaagaacaggaaatCAGTAACGCCCTGCAAAGTGAGAGAACAAGAAGGAAGGGGAGGGAAG GGCACAGGTGGAGATGAGAATGGTCCCTCATCCAAAGTGCAGAAAAACTTTATTTGTGATCACTGTTATGGAGCATTTAGGAGCGGATACCACCTGAAGAGACATATCCTCATTCATACAG GGGAGAAGCCGTATGCTTGTGCCGTATGTGACATGAGGTTTATTCAGCGTTACCACCTGGAGAGACACAGCCTCATTCACACGG gGGTGAAGCCGTACGCTTGTTCCATGTGTGACATGCGGTTTTTCCAGCGTTACCACCTGGAGAGACACAGACTCACTCATACGG GGGTGAAGCCGTACGCTTGCTCCATGTGTGACATGAGGTTCTTCCAACGTTACCATCTGGCAAGACACAGCCTCACTCATACTG GGGTGAAGCCATACGCTTGCTCCATGTGTGACATGAGATTTTTCCAGAGATACCACTTGGCGAGACACAGCCTCACTCACACGG gggTGAAGCCATATGCTTGCTCCATGTGTGACATGAGATTTTTCCAGAGATACCACCTGGCAAGACACACTCTCACCCATACGG GGGTGAAGCCATACGCTTGCTCCATGTGTGACATGAGGTTCTTCCAGCGTTACCATTTGGCAAGACACAGCCTCACTCATACTG GGGTGAAGCCATATGCTTGTACCATGTGTGACATGCGGTTTATACAACGTTACCAACTGGAGAGACACAGTCTCACTCATACGG GGGTGAAGCCGTACGCTTGCACCATGTGTGACAAGAGGTTTTTTCAGCGCTACCACCTGGCGAGACACAGCCTCACTCATATGG GTGTGAAACCTTATGCTTGCACCATGTGTGACATGAAGTTTTTTCAGCGTTACCACCTGGCGAGACACAGCCTCACTCATACGG GTGTGAAACCTTATGCTTGCACCATGTGTGACAAGAGGTTTTTTCAGCGCTACCACCTGGCGAGACACAGCCTCACTCATATGG GTGTGAAACCTTATGCTTGCACCATGTGTGACAAGAGGTTTTTTCAGCGCTACCACCTGGCAAGACACAGCCTCACTCATATGG GTGTGAAACCTTTTGCTTGTACCATGTGTGACATGAGGTTTGTTCAGCGTTACCACCTGGCGAGACACAGCCTCACTCATACGG gGGTGAAGCCGTATGCTTGTTCCATGTGTGACATGAGGTTTATTCAGCGTAACCACCTGGAGAGACACAGCCTCACTCATACGG GAGAGAAGCCATTTGCTTGTGACATGTGTGATATGAGGTTTATCCAGCGCTACCACCTTGAGAGACACAAGCGTGTCCATAGTGGGGAGAAGCCTTACCAGTGTGAACGGTGCCAGCAG
- the znf740a gene encoding gastrula zinc finger protein XlCGF57.1 isoform X36 → MSHLPSSSVRDHMKWAGLLGCEAVLSSMALMQASSMAAPPKKMMAPLGHGPPQREGPDRAPQSHMILPSGMSCPPLLIRKEGDFQAPRLLDEKDMRANEDMQQKKKNRKSVTPCKVREQEGRGGKGTGGDENGPSSKVQKNFICDHCYGAFRSGYHLKRHILIHTGEKPYACAVCDMRFIQRYHLERHSLIHTGVKPYACSMCDMRFFQRYHLERHRLTHTGVKPYACSMCDMRFFQRYHLARHSLTHTGVKPYACTMCDMRFIQRYQLERHSLTHTGVKPYACTMCDKRFFQRYHLARHSLTHMGVKPYACTMCDMKFFQRYHLARHSLTHTGVKPYACTMCDKRFFQRYHLARHSLTHMGVKPFACTMCDMRFVQRYHLARHSLTHTGVKPYACTMCDKRFFQRYHLARHSLTHMGVKPFACTMCDMRFVQRYHLARHSLTHTGVKPYACSMCDMRFIQRNHLERHSLTHTGEKPFACDMCDMRFIQRYHLERHKRVHSGEKPYQCERCQQNFSRTDRLLRHRRLCQGRGVAKVENQPCCEPRPYPQEPPPAPPTWSPLHPPPGRLAV, encoded by the exons ATGTCACATCTGCCCAGCAGCTCAGTCCGCGACCATATGAAATGG GCGGGGCTGCTTGGCTGCGAGGCTGTCCTCTCCAGCATGGCCCTGATGCAGGCCAGCTCCATGGCTGCTCCGCCCAAAAAAATGATGGCTCCACTTGGCCATGGACCACCGCAGAGAGAGGGACCTGACCGTGCTCCCCAGAGCCATATGATCCTCCCGTCTGGAATGAGCTGTCCACCCCTG CTTATCCGGAAGGAAGGTGATTTCCAAGCTCCCCGCCTGCTGGATGAGAAGGACATGAGGGCCAACGAGGAcatgcagcagaaaaaaaagaacaggaaatCAGTAACGCCCTGCAAAGTGAGAGAACAAGAAGGAAGGGGAGGGAAG GGCACAGGTGGAGATGAGAATGGTCCCTCATCCAAAGTGCAGAAAAACTTTATTTGTGATCACTGTTATGGAGCATTTAGGAGCGGATACCACCTGAAGAGACATATCCTCATTCATACAG GGGAGAAGCCGTATGCTTGTGCCGTATGTGACATGAGGTTTATTCAGCGTTACCACCTGGAGAGACACAGCCTCATTCACACGG gGGTGAAGCCGTACGCTTGTTCCATGTGTGACATGCGGTTTTTCCAGCGTTACCACCTGGAGAGACACAGACTCACTCATACGG GGGTGAAGCCGTACGCTTGCTCCATGTGTGACATGAGGTTCTTCCAACGTTACCATCTGGCAAGACACAGCCTCACTCATACTG GGGTGAAGCCATATGCTTGTACCATGTGTGACATGCGGTTTATACAACGTTACCAACTGGAGAGACACAGTCTCACTCATACGG GGGTGAAGCCGTACGCTTGCACCATGTGTGACAAGAGGTTTTTTCAGCGCTACCACCTGGCGAGACACAGCCTCACTCATATGG GTGTGAAACCTTATGCTTGCACCATGTGTGACATGAAGTTTTTTCAGCGTTACCACCTGGCGAGACACAGCCTCACTCATACGG GTGTGAAACCTTATGCTTGCACCATGTGTGACAAGAGGTTTTTTCAGCGCTACCACCTGGCGAGACACAGCCTCACTCATATGG GTGTGAAACCTTTTGCTTGTACCATGTGTGACATGAGGTTTGTTCAGCGTTACCACCTGGCGAGACACAGCCTCACTCATACGG GTGTGAAACCTTATGCTTGCACCATGTGTGACAAGAGGTTTTTTCAGCGCTACCACCTGGCAAGACACAGCCTCACTCATATGG GTGTGAAACCTTTTGCTTGTACCATGTGTGACATGAGGTTTGTTCAGCGTTACCACCTGGCGAGACACAGCCTCACTCATACGG gGGTGAAGCCGTATGCTTGTTCCATGTGTGACATGAGGTTTATTCAGCGTAACCACCTGGAGAGACACAGCCTCACTCATACGG GAGAGAAGCCATTTGCTTGTGACATGTGTGATATGAGGTTTATCCAGCGCTACCACCTTGAGAGACACAAGCGTGTCCATAGTGGGGAGAAGCCTTACCAGTGTGAACGGTGCCAGCAG
- the znf740a gene encoding gastrula zinc finger protein XlCGF57.1 isoform X23, with amino-acid sequence MSHLPSSSVRDHMKWAGLLGCEAVLSSMALMQASSMAAPPKKMMAPLGHGPPQREGPDRAPQSHMILPSGMSCPPLLIRKEGDFQAPRLLDEKDMRANEDMQQKKKNRKSVTPCKVREQEGRGGKGTGGDENGPSSKVQKNFICDHCYGAFRSGYHLKRHILIHTGEKPYACAVCDMRFIQRYHLERHSLIHTGVKPYACSMCDMRFFQRYHLERHRLTHTGVKPYACSMCDMRFFQRYHLARHSLTHTGVKPYACSMCDMRFFQRYHLARHSLTHTGVKPYACTMCDMRFIQRYQLERHSLTHTGVKPYACTMCDKRFFQRYHLARHSLTHMGVKPYACTMCDMKFFQRYHLARHSLTHTGVKPYACTMCDKRFFQRYHLARHSLTHMGVKPFACTMCDMRFVQRYHLARHSLTHTGVKPYACTMCDKRFFQRYHLARHSLTHMGVKPFACTMCDMRFVQRYHLARHSLTHTGVKPYACSMCDMRFIQRNHLERHSLTHTGEKPFACDMCDMRFIQRYHLERHKRVHSGEKPYQCERCQQNFSRTDRLLRHRRLCQGRGVAKVENQPCCEPRPYPQEPPPAPPTWSPLHPPPGRLAV; translated from the exons ATGTCACATCTGCCCAGCAGCTCAGTCCGCGACCATATGAAATGG GCGGGGCTGCTTGGCTGCGAGGCTGTCCTCTCCAGCATGGCCCTGATGCAGGCCAGCTCCATGGCTGCTCCGCCCAAAAAAATGATGGCTCCACTTGGCCATGGACCACCGCAGAGAGAGGGACCTGACCGTGCTCCCCAGAGCCATATGATCCTCCCGTCTGGAATGAGCTGTCCACCCCTG CTTATCCGGAAGGAAGGTGATTTCCAAGCTCCCCGCCTGCTGGATGAGAAGGACATGAGGGCCAACGAGGAcatgcagcagaaaaaaaagaacaggaaatCAGTAACGCCCTGCAAAGTGAGAGAACAAGAAGGAAGGGGAGGGAAG GGCACAGGTGGAGATGAGAATGGTCCCTCATCCAAAGTGCAGAAAAACTTTATTTGTGATCACTGTTATGGAGCATTTAGGAGCGGATACCACCTGAAGAGACATATCCTCATTCATACAG GGGAGAAGCCGTATGCTTGTGCCGTATGTGACATGAGGTTTATTCAGCGTTACCACCTGGAGAGACACAGCCTCATTCACACGG gGGTGAAGCCGTACGCTTGTTCCATGTGTGACATGCGGTTTTTCCAGCGTTACCACCTGGAGAGACACAGACTCACTCATACGG GGGTGAAGCCATACGCTTGCTCCATGTGTGACATGAGATTTTTCCAGAGATACCACTTGGCGAGACACAGCCTCACTCACACGG GGGTGAAGCCATACGCTTGCTCCATGTGTGACATGAGGTTCTTCCAGCGTTACCATTTGGCAAGACACAGCCTCACTCATACTG GGGTGAAGCCATATGCTTGTACCATGTGTGACATGCGGTTTATACAACGTTACCAACTGGAGAGACACAGTCTCACTCATACGG GGGTGAAGCCGTACGCTTGCACCATGTGTGACAAGAGGTTTTTTCAGCGCTACCACCTGGCGAGACACAGCCTCACTCATATGG GTGTGAAACCTTATGCTTGCACCATGTGTGACATGAAGTTTTTTCAGCGTTACCACCTGGCGAGACACAGCCTCACTCATACGG GTGTGAAACCTTATGCTTGCACCATGTGTGACAAGAGGTTTTTTCAGCGCTACCACCTGGCGAGACACAGCCTCACTCATATGG GTGTGAAACCTTTTGCTTGTACCATGTGTGACATGAGGTTTGTTCAGCGTTACCACCTGGCGAGACACAGCCTCACTCATACGG GTGTGAAACCTTATGCTTGCACCATGTGTGACAAGAGGTTTTTTCAGCGCTACCACCTGGCAAGACACAGCCTCACTCATATGG GTGTGAAACCTTTTGCTTGTACCATGTGTGACATGAGGTTTGTTCAGCGTTACCACCTGGCGAGACACAGCCTCACTCATACGG gGGTGAAGCCGTATGCTTGTTCCATGTGTGACATGAGGTTTATTCAGCGTAACCACCTGGAGAGACACAGCCTCACTCATACGG GAGAGAAGCCATTTGCTTGTGACATGTGTGATATGAGGTTTATCCAGCGCTACCACCTTGAGAGACACAAGCGTGTCCATAGTGGGGAGAAGCCTTACCAGTGTGAACGGTGCCAGCAG